CAGGTGCTCCACAGTGGCGAATGGCGCGAGGCGCGCTTCAACCAGCGAGCGGCAGTCACATGACACATGACACCCAGAAGATCGTCGCCGACGAGGGCGCACAGCTCGACTTCAGCCGCGACATGAGCTACGCCGACTACCTGCACCTCGACGAGGTGCTGAATGCACAGCATCCACTGTCGCCCGATCACAACGAGATGCTGTTCATCGTGCAGCACCAGACCAGCGAGCTGTGGATGAAGCTGATGCTGCACGAGCTGGCCGCCGCGGTGCGACGGGTCGCGGACGACGAGCTCGGCAGTGCGTTCAAGATGCTGGCCCGGGTGAGCCGCATCATGGAACAGCTGGTGCATGCCTGGGACGTCCTCGCGACGATGACGCCGCCGGAGTACTCGGCGATCCGCCCATACCTCAGCAACAGCAGCGGCTTCCAGAGCTGGCAGTACCGCTGCGTCGAATTCATGCTGGGCAACAAGAACGCCGCCATGCTCAAGCCGCACTCGCACCGGCCCGACATCCTGGCGCGCGTCGAGGCCGCCTGGCGCGCGCCGTCGCTG
The Piscinibacter sp. XHJ-5 DNA segment above includes these coding regions:
- the kynA gene encoding tryptophan 2,3-dioxygenase; translation: MTHDTQKIVADEGAQLDFSRDMSYADYLHLDEVLNAQHPLSPDHNEMLFIVQHQTSELWMKLMLHELAAAVRRVADDELGSAFKMLARVSRIMEQLVHAWDVLATMTPPEYSAIRPYLSNSSGFQSWQYRCVEFMLGNKNAAMLKPHSHRPDILARVEAAWRAPSLYDESLRLLARRGFPVPLSHVERDWTQPYAVSDEVEQVWLTVYRDPNKHWDLYQLGEELTDLEDAFRLWRFRHVTTVERVIGFKRGTGGTSGVGYLRKMLDVVLFPEIWKLRTDL